From the Sphingomonas brevis genome, the window TTCTCAAGCTCGACGACCGCGAGCTCGGCCGCCAGCTGAAGGCGGTGATGCATGATTTCGAGCAGCGCCACTGGCAGACCCGGAAAGTCTTCCTGAAGCGGTTCCAGGAAATCTGCGATATGCTGGCCCTGCCCCTCGACGGCATTGGCGACAAGCGCCAGCAGATGATCGGCGCCTATTTCTGCCACGAATATAGCTATGCCGCGGCGGCGCTGATGAACCCCAGCATCGTGCCGCACCCTGACCAGACCGGCCTGGACCGTCATACGACCCGCATCCTGATTTCACTTCGCGCGGTCGGCGAAGGTCACATCAGCTCGATCGCGTTCCGGGAAGGACTGGTGTCGTCAAAGGGCGGATTGCAGCTGGCGTCCGAGCCTCCATTCGCCACCGCCGCCGACGCGCCGGGTCTCGACACTAAGTGCGACGGGCCGGTGCGGGTGTTCCGCAACGAGGACACCAATCTATCGGGCATGGTAATCTTCCCGATGACGCCGGCCCAGGCCAACGGGCTGGAGGATCTGCGGCTGACCCATTTCACCCATGAGGATGGCACCAGGGAATATTTCGGGACCTATACCGCCTTTTCCGGCCGAGGCATCCGCTCCGAGCTGCTTCGGACCGATAATTTCCGCGAAATAGACCTTGTCCCGATGACCGGCGATGCGGCGCGCAACAAGGGCATGGCGCTATTCCCCGAGAAGATGGGGGGCCAATATGTGATGCTCGGCCGCCAGGACGGGCAAAACCTGTTCCTGCTGAGATCCGACGACCTTACCCACTGGGAAGGCGGCGACCTGCTGATGGGACCCAAATATGCCTGGGAGTTCATCCAGATCGGCAATTGCGGTGCGCCGATCCTGATCGACGAGGGGTGGCTGGTGCTGACCCATGGCGTCGGCGCCATGCGTCAATATGCGCTTGGCGCGGTGCTGCTCGACCGTCACGACCCGTCGAAAATCCTCGGCCGTACTCGTTATCCGATCCTGCAAGCCGAGGACGACGACCGCAACGGCTATGTCCCCAATGTCGTTTACACCTGCGGCGGGATGCGTGTCGGTGACCAGCTGTTCATGCCATATGGAATTTCCGACAGCTCGATCGGTTTCGCCTTCCTGCCGCTCAAGGAACTGATCGCGGCGATGGCGTGATGGAGCAGCTGCCGACCAGGATTGTCGACAAGCCCTGGGGCAGGACAGGCATCGACCCTCGATTCCACGTCGATCCCGCGCGGCAAGTCGGGGAAATCTGGTTCGAGCCGCCGGCGGACCGGCCGCTCGACGTCATGGTCAAATATCTGTTCACGACCGAGCGGCTGTCGGTCCAGGTCCATCCGGACGACGCGACCGCGCGCCAGCGCGGCTATCCGCGGGGCAAGGATGAATGTTGGATCGTGCTCGATGCCGATGAGGATGCCGAACTTGGCATCGGCACGCTGCGCGATGTGCCGGCCGACGAGCTCATCGCGGCGGCGCGCAATGGCTCGATCGTCGACCTGATTGACTGGCGCAGGCCCAAGAAGGGCGACTTCATCTACAATCCGGCGGGCACTATCCACGCACTGGGGCCCGGACTGACCGTGCTGGAGATCCAGCAGGCGGTCGATCTTACCTACCGGCTTTATGATTATGGGCGGCCGCGCGAACTTCATCTTGCGAAGGCGGCAAATGTGGTGAGGGCCAGGCCTCATAGTCATGCGCTCGACACCAGCGTCGGCGCCCAAAGCAGGGTATTGGTCGGCGGCCCGCATTTCGGCGTGGCGTGGTGCGCGGGAGTGGCGCCGGAACTGCCTTCGCTGATGCACGACGTCCAGCTGCTGCCGATCGATGCTCCGGTGGGGCAGCTGAAACCCGGCGAATGCGCATTGATTGACAGCGGGGCGGCGAGGAGTTTGACCAGTGAGGGCAAATTCGTGCTGGCCTGGTCAACCGAGATAGGGGGGAACTGATGGCCGAAGCCTATATTGTCGAGGCGCTGCGGACCGCAGGTGGCCGGCGCGGCGGGGCTTTACGCGAATGGCACCCGGCCGATCTCGGCGCGGCGGTGCTCGACGCGCTGGTGGTGCGGAGCGGCATCGATCCGGCGGCAATCGAGGATGTGATCGTCGGCTGTGTCAGCCAGGTTGGCGAGCAGAGCTTCCACATCGGACGCAACATGGTGATGGCGTCCGACCTTCCCGACAGCGTTCCGGCGGTCAGCATCGATCGGCAGTGCGGCAGCTCGCAGCAAGCACTGCATTTCGCCGCCCAGGCGGTGATGAGCGGGACTCAGGACGTTGTGATCGCCGCCGGAGTCGAAAGCATGACCCGCGTGCCGATGGGAACGCCGGTGATTCTGCCGATGCAGGCCGGGATCGGCATCGGTCCGTGGCCGCAATCGATCAAGGGGCGCTACGGCGTCGACCAGTTCAGCCAGTTCACCGGCGCCGAAATGATGGCGCAAATCTACGGATTTGACCGGGAGGAATTGGATCGCTTCGCCCTGTCGAGCCACCAGAAGGCTGCGGCGGCGACCGAAGGTGAAGCGTTCGAACGCGAGATCGTGATCGTCGAGGGACTCGACAAGGAAGGGAATGCTCGCCGCCACGACCGCGACGAGGGCATCCGCCCCGACGCCAGCCTTGAGGCGCTGGCCGAGTTGAAGACTGTCGCACCGGACGGGATGATTACCGCCGGCAACGCCAGCCAGGTCTGCGACGGTGCGTCGGGCGTGCTGGTGGTTTCAGCAGCGGCGCTGAAGCGGCACGGGCTGACGCCGCTGGCAAGGATCGACAATCTGACGGTCACCGCCGGCGATCCGGTGATCATGTTGCAGGAGCCGATCCCGGCCACTCGGCGGGCGCTGGAACGGTCCGGCCGCAAGCTCGACGAAATCGATCTTTACGAGGTCAACGAGGCGTTCGCGCCGGTGCCGCTGGCGTGGCTGAACGAGCTCGATGCCGATCCCGACAGGCTCAACGTCAATGGCGGCGCGATCGCGCTTGGCCATCCGCTGGGCGCGAGCGGAACCAAGCTGATGGCGACCCTCGTCCATGGGCTTCGAGCACGCGGCAAGAGGTTCGGCCTGCAGACGATGTGCGAGGGTGGCGGGATCGCCAATGTGACGATCGTCGAGGCGCTTTGATCTCAGTGGAAGTCGCGCGACTTTGGCAGGATGCGGGCATTGCGCGGATGGCCATGGCGCGGATCGGGCCCATTGCGCGGTCCATCGGCGGGCGACATCGGCGTGCGCATCGGCTGGTCGCCGGTCAGCTGATTCAATAGCGCACTGCGGTCAAACACGCGGCGGGCGATGAGGTGCATTACTCCTTCCTTGCTGCGCTGGATTTCGCCTTCGACCTCCATCAGCCGGGCAGCCATCACCTCGCGCCGGTAGCGCTCGAAATCGCGCGCCCATAGCAGCACGTTGGTGATTCCGGTTTCATCTTCCAGCGTGAGGAAGAGGGCATTGCCCTTGCCCGGCCGCTGCCGGATCAGGACGACGCCAGCTACGCGCTCGATCCGCCCGTTCCGGGCATTGGATGCGCCGGCGCAACTGAGCACGCCTTCGCTATCGAGGGCCTGGCGCAGGAACTGCATCGGATGGCCCTTCAGTGACAGGCGCGTGACCTGGTAATCGGTCACCACTTCTTCCGGTAGCGGCATCGCCGGCAGCCCGGCATCCCTTTCCTTGCCCAGTTCGGCTGCCTCGGCATGGGCGAACAGCGGCAGCACGCCCTGCGGCGTGCGCCGCGCTTCCCATAAAGCGTCGCGCCGCTTGAGATCGATCGACCCAAAGGCATCGGCATCGGCCAGCAAATGTAACGCCCGCGACGGCAGCCCGGCGCGCTGGGTCAATTGCTCGACCTGGGTGAAGCCCGCGCCCCGTGCGGCAACCAGTTTCTCCGCCCATTCCTTGCGGAAACCGTCGACCTGGCGAAAGCCGAGCCGGATCGCATGGCCGCCATCCTCTTGGCCCTCGAGCAGATTGTCATAGTCGCTGGCGTTGATGTCGGGGGGGCGCACTTCGACCCCATGTTCGGTCGCATCGCGAACCAGCTGGGCGGGCGCGTAGAAACCCATTGGCTGCGAGTTCAAAAGGCCGCAGGTGAACACCGCGGGATGGTGGCACTTCAGCCATGCCGAGACATAGACCAGCTTGGCGAAGCTTTGGGCGTGGCTTTCGGGAAAGCCGTAGCTGCCGAACCCCTTGATCTGGTTGTAGCAGCGCTTGGCGAAGTCGCGGCCGTAGCCGCGGCGGACCATCCCCTCGACCATCTTCGATTCATATTGATGGATGGTACCGAGATTGCGGAAGGTGGCCATGGCGCGGCGGAGGCCGTTGGCCTCATCGGGGGTAAAGCCGGCGGCGACAATGGCGATCTTCATCGCCTGTTCCTGGAACAGGGGCACGCCGAAGGTGCGGCCGAGCACCTCCTGCAGTTCGTCCGGCGGATGGGGCGGGCCCGGTGACGGCAGCTCGACCTCTTCCTCTCCGTTACGGCGGCGGAGATAGGGGTGGACCATGTCGCCTTCGATCGGTCCCGGACGAACCAGTGCCACCTCGATCACCAGATCGTAGAAGCAACGCGGCTTGAGGCGCGGCAGCATGTTGATCTGCGCCCGGCTTTCGACCTGGAACACCCCGATGCTGTCGCCCTGGCAGAGCATGTTATAGACCGCCGGATCTTCGGGCGGGACGGTATCAAGCTGCCAGTCACCGAGCCCGCCCAACCGCATCAAATCGAAGCTCTTGCGGATGCAGGTCAGCATGCCGAGCGCCAGCACATCGACCTTCATCAGCCCCAGCGCATCGATATCGTCCTTGTCCCATTCGATGAAGGTGCGATCCACCATCGCCGCATTGTGGATCGGCACGATCTCGTCGAGCCGGCCTTCGGTCAGCACATAGCCGCCGACATGCTGCGACAAATGGCGGGGGAATTGGATCAGCCGGTCGACGATTGCCTTCAGCCGCGCGATTTCCGGATTGGCGAGCGTCAGCCCGGCCTCGCCGTAGCGATCCTCCTCCAGATCATTTTCGAAGCTGCCCCAGATAGTGCGGGCGAGCCGGGCGGTGACATCTTCCGAAAGACCGAGCGCCTTGCCGGCTTCGCGAACCGTACTGCGCGAGCGATAATGAATCACCGTCGCGGCGATCCCCGCCCGCTCGCGACCGTAACGGCGATAGACATATTGCATCACCTCCTCGCGCCGTTCGTGCTCGAAATCGACGTCGATGTCGGGCGGCTCGCGGCGTTCTTCGGACAGGAAGCGGGTGAACAGGAGGTTGTTCTCGACCGGGTCGATCGGGGTGATGCCGAGCAGGTAGCAGACCAGCGAATTGGCCGCCGACCCGCGTCCCTGACAGAGGATCGGCGGGTCCTGCTCGCGCGCATATTTCACAATGTCGTGAACGGTGAGGAAGTAATTTGCATATTGGCACTTGCGGATCAGGCCGAACTCCTCGTCCAGCACCTTTCGCCATTTGCTCGGCAAGCCGTCGGGAAAACGGCGGTTGGCCTCTTTCACCACCAGATTTTCGAGCCAGCCCTGCGCGGTCCAGCCATAGGGCACCGGCTCGTGCGGATATTCATAGCGCAGTTCGTCGAGCTTGAAGTGGATGCGGGAAAGAAAGTCGAGGCTTTCCGTGACCGCTTCAGGACAGTCGCGGAACAACCGGACCATTTCTTGCGGAGATTTCAAATGCCGCTCGGCGTTGGCGGCGAGCAGCCGTCCCGCGGACTGGATCGTCACGCCTTCGCGAATACAGGTCACGACGTCGTGCAAAGGCCGGTCGCCGGGCGAAGCGTAAAGCGCGTCGTTGGTCGCCAGCAGCGGAATGCCGATCCGCTCCGCCAGCCGTTTCAGTTTCGCAAGCTGGCGCCGATCGCTGCCCCGATGCGGCATCGCCGCGCCCAGCCACACCGCTTCGGGCCGCGCATCGGCCAGGCGCCGGAGCAGGAATTCATGGCTTTCATCGGCCATCACGATCAGCAACAGATCTTCGGCATGAGCGAGCAAGTCGGCGAAATGGAGGGTGCAATCGCCCTTTTCCGCCCGGCGGTTGCCGAGGGTCAGCAGCCGGGTCAGACGGCCCCATCCATGGCGCGTCGCCGGATAGGCGATGATGTCCGGGGTCG encodes:
- a CDS encoding glycoside hydrolase family 130 protein gives rise to the protein MIQSQLHPLRLKADPSRVVVRPFHLAWQGDADHDRAQRLVNAILKLDDRELGRQLKAVMHDFEQRHWQTRKVFLKRFQEICDMLALPLDGIGDKRQQMIGAYFCHEYSYAAAALMNPSIVPHPDQTGLDRHTTRILISLRAVGEGHISSIAFREGLVSSKGGLQLASEPPFATAADAPGLDTKCDGPVRVFRNEDTNLSGMVIFPMTPAQANGLEDLRLTHFTHEDGTREYFGTYTAFSGRGIRSELLRTDNFREIDLVPMTGDAARNKGMALFPEKMGGQYVMLGRQDGQNLFLLRSDDLTHWEGGDLLMGPKYAWEFIQIGNCGAPILIDEGWLVLTHGVGAMRQYALGAVLLDRHDPSKILGRTRYPILQAEDDDRNGYVPNVVYTCGGMRVGDQLFMPYGISDSSIGFAFLPLKELIAAMA
- a CDS encoding class I mannose-6-phosphate isomerase, with the protein product MEQLPTRIVDKPWGRTGIDPRFHVDPARQVGEIWFEPPADRPLDVMVKYLFTTERLSVQVHPDDATARQRGYPRGKDECWIVLDADEDAELGIGTLRDVPADELIAAARNGSIVDLIDWRRPKKGDFIYNPAGTIHALGPGLTVLEIQQAVDLTYRLYDYGRPRELHLAKAANVVRARPHSHALDTSVGAQSRVLVGGPHFGVAWCAGVAPELPSLMHDVQLLPIDAPVGQLKPGECALIDSGAARSLTSEGKFVLAWSTEIGGN
- a CDS encoding acetyl-CoA C-acetyltransferase, which translates into the protein MAEAYIVEALRTAGGRRGGALREWHPADLGAAVLDALVVRSGIDPAAIEDVIVGCVSQVGEQSFHIGRNMVMASDLPDSVPAVSIDRQCGSSQQALHFAAQAVMSGTQDVVIAAGVESMTRVPMGTPVILPMQAGIGIGPWPQSIKGRYGVDQFSQFTGAEMMAQIYGFDREELDRFALSSHQKAAAATEGEAFEREIVIVEGLDKEGNARRHDRDEGIRPDASLEALAELKTVAPDGMITAGNASQVCDGASGVLVVSAAALKRHGLTPLARIDNLTVTAGDPVIMLQEPIPATRRALERSGRKLDEIDLYEVNEAFAPVPLAWLNELDADPDRLNVNGGAIALGHPLGASGTKLMATLVHGLRARGKRFGLQTMCEGGGIANVTIVEAL
- a CDS encoding error-prone DNA polymerase encodes the protein MSFAELVAATNYSFLRGASHPADMVGRALELNMKGIGIADRNSVAGVVRAWSALNDTCEQARMTPEEIGFRLIVGARLVFADATPDIIAYPATRHGWGRLTRLLTLGNRRAEKGDCTLHFADLLAHAEDLLLIVMADESHEFLLRRLADARPEAVWLGAAMPHRGSDRRQLAKLKRLAERIGIPLLATNDALYASPGDRPLHDVVTCIREGVTIQSAGRLLAANAERHLKSPQEMVRLFRDCPEAVTESLDFLSRIHFKLDELRYEYPHEPVPYGWTAQGWLENLVVKEANRRFPDGLPSKWRKVLDEEFGLIRKCQYANYFLTVHDIVKYAREQDPPILCQGRGSAANSLVCYLLGITPIDPVENNLLFTRFLSEERREPPDIDVDFEHERREEVMQYVYRRYGRERAGIAATVIHYRSRSTVREAGKALGLSEDVTARLARTIWGSFENDLEEDRYGEAGLTLANPEIARLKAIVDRLIQFPRHLSQHVGGYVLTEGRLDEIVPIHNAAMVDRTFIEWDKDDIDALGLMKVDVLALGMLTCIRKSFDLMRLGGLGDWQLDTVPPEDPAVYNMLCQGDSIGVFQVESRAQINMLPRLKPRCFYDLVIEVALVRPGPIEGDMVHPYLRRRNGEEEVELPSPGPPHPPDELQEVLGRTFGVPLFQEQAMKIAIVAAGFTPDEANGLRRAMATFRNLGTIHQYESKMVEGMVRRGYGRDFAKRCYNQIKGFGSYGFPESHAQSFAKLVYVSAWLKCHHPAVFTCGLLNSQPMGFYAPAQLVRDATEHGVEVRPPDINASDYDNLLEGQEDGGHAIRLGFRQVDGFRKEWAEKLVAARGAGFTQVEQLTQRAGLPSRALHLLADADAFGSIDLKRRDALWEARRTPQGVLPLFAHAEAAELGKERDAGLPAMPLPEEVVTDYQVTRLSLKGHPMQFLRQALDSEGVLSCAGASNARNGRIERVAGVVLIRQRPGKGNALFLTLEDETGITNVLLWARDFERYRREVMAARLMEVEGEIQRSKEGVMHLIARRVFDRSALLNQLTGDQPMRTPMSPADGPRNGPDPRHGHPRNARILPKSRDFH